One window of the Vanessa atalanta chromosome 22, ilVanAtal1.2, whole genome shotgun sequence genome contains the following:
- the LOC125072708 gene encoding UDP-glucosyltransferase 2-like, which yields MSWVWGTVIALSVFATTEIESARILAYFPTPSISHQVVFRHITKELARRGHEVTVVTTDPIPKEQEPENMTQLDVHDVSYKHWEELFLMHKGKKQDILHQVNSLFEKLATVVKIQMETPNVRNFLKNKDRKYFDLLLLEAMNRPLIGIAHLFDAPIIHISSFGAVPHQYKNFGAPMHPLLYPTPGSFRSYNLTLWEKGFELVKYLILESMISNALDFDIMIMKKTFGDDVPTIEELAKRIQMLFLNEHPIWAENHPVPPNMVFIGGIHQSEVKELPKDLKNQLDNSEHGVIYVSFGTNVKPSLLPPEKIQIMTKVFSQLKYDVLWKWNNDELPPLSNNTKISKWFPQSDLLKHPNVKLFITQGGLQSTDETINAAVPVIGIPMLGDQWYNVEKYVHHKIGLQLDITTLTEKEFKDAITTVIEDKSYKNNIIRLRTLMREFPVKPLDNAIWWIEHVLKYGGEHLQSPAARMSWTEYYEINLVLIVLAILVVILVLLSYVLRFVLSIAYNIYITDKKLKSF from the exons ATGTCGTGGGTGTGGGGTACTGTTATTGCGCTATCTGTGTTTGCAACGACGGAAATCGAAAGTGCTAGAATATTAGCATACTTTCCTACACCATCAATAAGTCACCAGGTAGTGTTCCGTCATATAACGAAAGAGTTAGCCAGGCGTGGACATGAAGTCACCGTAGTCACAACCGATCCAATCCCAAAGGAACAAGAACCAGAAAATATGACACAACTTGATGTGCACGACGTTTCATATAAACATTGGGAAGAATTGTTTTTGATGCATAAAGGGAAGAAGCAAGATATTTTACATCAGGTGAACTCACTATTCGAAAAATTAGCGACAGTTGTCAAAATACAAATGGAAACACCGAATGTTCGaaactttttaaagaataaggataggaaatattttgatttacttcTGCTTGAAGCTATGAATCGTCCATTAATTGGTATTGCTCATTTGTTTGATGCTCCTATCATTCATATTAGTTCCTTCGGTGCAGTACCACATCAGTATAAAAATTTCGGTGCTCCAATGCATCCATTATTATATCCCACACCTGGCAGTTTTAGATCATATAATTTAACTCTTTGGGAAAAGGGTTTTGAACtggtcaaatatttaatattagaatctATGATTTCAAATGCATTAGATTTTGATATTATGATAATGAAGAAAACTTTTGGTGATGATGTTCCAACTATTGAAGAGTTGGCAAAAAGAattcaaatgttgtttttaaatgaacatcCTATTTGGGCTGAAAATCATCCAGTACCACCAAATATGGTTTTCATCGGTGGTATTCATCAGAGTGAAGTTAAAGAATTACCTAAG gatCTCAAAAATCAATTGGATAATTCAGAACATGGCGTTATATACGTAAGTTTTGGGACAAACGTTAAACCGTCATTATTGCCACCAGAGAAGATTCAAATAATGACAAAAGTTTTCTCACAATTAAAATACGATGTTTTATGGAAATGGAATAACGACGAATTACCTCCACTATCAAACAATACGAAAATATCTAAATGGTTTCCGCAAAGTGATCTTCTAA aacatCCAAATGTTAAGCTATTTATAACACAAGGAGGACTCCAATCTACAGATGAAACTATTAACGCTGCAGTTCCTGTTATCGGTATCCCAATGTTAGGAGATCAATGGTACaatgttgaaaaatatgttCATCATAAGATTGGTCTTCAACTCGATATAACAACATTGACAGAAAAAGAATTCAAAGATGCTATTACAACAGTAATTGAAGACAagag ctACAAGAACAATATCATTAGGCTGAGAACCCTTATGAGAGAATTTCCCGTCAAGCCACTGGACAATGCCATATGGTGGATAGAACACGTCCTCAAATATGGCGGGGAACATCTTCAAAGTCCAGCGGCTCGAATGAGCTGGactgaatattatgaaataaatttagtgCTCATAGTTTTAGCTATATTAGTGGTAATTTTAGTATTACTCAGTTATGTATTAAGATTTGTTTTATCAAttgcttacaatatttatattacggacaaaaagttaaaaagtttttaa
- the LOC125072707 gene encoding UDP-glucosyltransferase 2-like, producing MAGTSTTVFLLFVLSVAGIEGARILAYFPTPSISHQVVFRPIIHELARRGHEVTVVTTDPVFTKGNPLANLTEIDVHDVSYSKWRDVLKHHTGNKDDVLNQIRMIFERLAIILDAQMETPQVKNMLKNKDRKYFDLLILEACNRPLFGITQMFDAPTIVISSFGAVPVQYSAMGAPMHPLIYPTLGRQKLYNLTLWDKFLEMFKYVAFDIIVSTTEAFDYQIMRKHFGSEVPSYHELGKRIQMMFLNEHPIWADNHPVPPSIVYIGGIHQAVEKELPKDLKNYLDSSKNGVIYVSFGTNVVPSLLPAEKIKAIAKVFSELPYDVLWKWDQDTLPGQSKNIKISKWFPQTDVLRHPNVKLFITQGGLQSTDEAIDATVPLIGIPMLADQWYNVEKYVYHRIGKQLDMTTLTEKEFKDSITTVITDKSYKNNIMRLKALMRSHPIKPVDKAVWWVEHVLKYGAGHLQSPAAHMSWFDYYEIKLVLITIAIIISILALLSYILKLVISFVYRLLKNNIKLKRQ from the exons ATGGCAGGTACGTCAACGACGGTATTTCTGTTGTTTGTGTTATCAGTGGCGGGAATAGAAGGAGCGAGAATATTAGCATACTTTCCAACGCCATCGATAAGTCATCAAGTTGTCTTCCGTCCTATAATACACGAATTAGCGAGAAGAGGTCATGAAGTAACTGTCGTCACCACTGATCCGGTATTCACGAAAGGAAATCCTCTTGCGAATCTAACAGAGATTGATGTCCACGATGTATCCTATAGTAAATGGAGAGATGTGCTTAAGCACCACACCGGAAATAAAGACGATGTGTTAAATCAAATAAGAATGATATTCGAAAGGTTGGCAATTATACTTGATGCGCAGATGGAAACACCACAGGTGAAAAATatgctaaaaaataaagatagaaagtattttgatttacttATACTTGAAGCTTGCAACCGTCCTCTTTTTGGTATTACTCAAATGTTTGATGCACCGACAATTGTAATAAGTTCTTTCGGTGCAGTACCCGTTCAATATAGTGCTATGGGTGCACCAATGCATCCTTTAATATATCCTACACTTGGTCGACAGAAGCTATACAATCTAACACTTTGGGATAAATTCTTGGAAATGTTCAAATACGTGGCATTCGACATTATAGTTTCGACAACTGAAGCTTTTGACTATCAAATAATGCGGAAACATTTCGGTAGCGAAGTCCCCTCTTATCATGAATTGGGTAAAAGAATACAAATGATGTTTTTGAACGAACATCCCATTTGGGCAGATAATCACCCTGTACCACCAAGTATCGTTTATATCGGCGGTATACATCAAGCTGTAGAAAAAGAGTTACCTAAG GACCTCAAAAACTATCTGGATTCGTCGAAAAATGGTGTTATATATGTGAGCTTTGGTACGAATGTTGTACCATCTCTTTTGCCAGCGGAAAAAATTAAAGCTATAGCAAAAGTATTTTCTGAACTACCTTACGACGTACTATGGAAATGGGATCAGGACACACTACCAGGACAAtcgaagaatattaaaatatctaaatggtTCCCTCAAACTGACGTTTTAA GACATCCcaatgtaaaattattcattacgCAAGGAGGACTACAATCGACTGACGAAGCTATCGATGCTACTGTGCCATTAATTGGCATTCCAATGTTAGCAGATCAATGGTATAATgtagaaaaatatgtttatcaCCGAATCGGTAAACAACTTGATATGACGACTTTAACAGAAAAGGAATTCAAGGACTCCATAACGACTGTGATCACTGATAAGAG ctACAAAAACAACATCATGAGGCTAAAAGCACTGATGAGGTCGCACCCGATCAAGCCCGTCGATAAAGCCGTCTGGTGGGTGGAACATGTCTTGAAGTATGGCGCTGGTCACCTTCAGAGCCCTGCAGCTCACATGTCGTGGTttgattattatgaaattaaattagttcTCATAACAATTGCCATCATTATATCTATTTTAGCCCTGTTAAGTTATATCCTTAAACTAGTTATCAGTTTTGTATACAgattgcttaaaaataatattaagcttaAACGCCAATAG
- the LOC125072562 gene encoding UDP-glucosyltransferase 2-like, producing the protein MARMITNILALFVLSVTGIEGARILGFFPTPSISHQVVFRPIIHELARRGHEVIVVTPDPVYPKGKAPANLTEIDVRDASYSKWQELFVHHNGKKQDLMLQVTLIFERFATIFDSQMETPEVKNMFKNKDRKYFDLLILEACNRPLMGLTHVFDAPVIVISSFGAVPLQYSSLGAPTHPLLYPTPGRQRLYNLSLWERGLELLKHVGLEFLIAHTEEFDNQIMRKHFGNDVPTYEVLRKKIQMMFLNEHPIWADNRPVPPSIVYIGGIHQSVEKELPKDLKNYLDSSKNGVIYVSFGTNVLPSILPPEKIQIMTKVLSELPYDVLWKWDKDTLPGQSKNMKISKWFPQTDVLNHPNVKLFVTQGGLQSTDEAIDATVPLIGIPMLGDQWYNVEKYVHLKIGLQHDLMTLTENDFKSSIKTVIEDKSFKENIIRLKKLMRSYAIKPADNAVWWVEHVLKYGGSHLRSPASDISWVDYYEIKLVLLTLAIIMSILIFLGIIIKLIISIVYKLLKNNIKVKTH; encoded by the exons ATGGCACGCATGATAACGAATATTCTTGCGCTTTTTGTGCTATCAGTGACCGGAATAGAAGGAGCAAGAATATTAGGATTTTTCCCGACTCCCTCGATTAGCCATCAAGTTGTCTTCCGGCCTATAATTCACGAATTAGCCAGACGAGGTCATGAAGTAATCGTCGTCACACCCGATCCAGTATACCCGAAAGGAAAAGCTCCTGCAAACCTAACCGAGATAGATGTACGCGATGCTTCTTACAGTAAATGGCAAGAATTGTTTGTACATCACAACGgaaaaaaacaagatttaatGCTTCAAGTGACGCTGATTTTCGAAAGATTTGCAACTATATTCGATTCTCAGATGGAAACACCAGAAGTGAAgaacatgtttaaaaataaagacagaaagtattttgatttacttATACTTGAAGCTTGCAACCGTCCGCTCATGGGCTTGACTCATGTCTTCGACGCACCAGTAATTGTGATTAGTTCTTTCGGAGCAGTTCCACTACAATATAGTTCATTAGGGGCACCTACACATCCGTTATTGTATCCCACACCAGGTCGACAGAGGTTATATAATCTATCACTTTGGGAAAGGGGTTTGGAACTATTAAAACACGTGGGTCTGGAATTTTTAATTGCGCATACCGAAGAATTTGATAACCAAATAATGAGAAAACACTTTGGCAATGATGTGCCTACATATGAAGTACtcagaaaaaaaattcaaatgatgTTTCTAAACGAACATCCTATTTGGGCAGATAATCGCCCTGTACCGCCAAGCATAGTTTATATTGGTGGCATTCACCAATCCGTTGAAAAAGAGCTACCTAAg gaTCTCAAAAACTATTTAGACTCTTCGAAAAATGGCGTCATATACGTAAGTTTTGGTACAAATGTTTTACCATCTATTTTGCCACcagaaaaaattcaaataatgacAAAAGTTTTGTCTGAATTACCTTATGACGTACTTTGGAAATGGGATAAGGACACATTACCAGGACAATCAAAGAATATGAAAATATCTAAATGGTTTCCACAAACTGATGTTCTAA ATCATCccaatgtaaaattatttgtaactcAAGGAGGTCTACAATCGACTGATGAAGCTATTGATGCAACGGTGCCACTAATTGGTATTCCGATGCTTGGCGATCAATGGTACAATGTAGAAAAATATGTTCATCTCAAAATCGGATTACAACACGACCTAATGACCTTAACAGAGAACGATTTCAAAAGTTCAATCAAAACTGTCATTGAAGATaaaag CTTCAAAGAGAACATTATCAGACTGAAGAAGTTGATGAGATCATATGCAATCAAGCCCGCTGACAATGCTGTTTGGTGGGTGGAACATGTCTTGAAATACGGTGGAAGCCACCTGCGATCGCCTGCATCTGATATATCTTGGGTTGACTACTATGAGATCAAATTAGTTCTTTTAACATTAGCCATTATAATGTCTATTTTAATCTTCTTAGGtatcatcataaaattaattattagtattgtttacaaattattaaaaaataatattaaagtaaaaactcaCTGA